The DNA window ACTAAACCCCAGAGAGGATCGGGCCCAACTCCCACTTGCTCAACCCCAACTCAataggggggtgggggtggagaaactGAGTCCCTATGTTATTCCAGGACCATGCCAAACATCCAAGGCTGAACCCTAGCTCCCCTAGCTCGGTGGGCCTGGAGTGTGAAACCCGGCCACATGACCCCATCCCTCCGTTTGTCCAGCCTGTTTAGTGCACACCTATCACAAGCCTTGTTCGGGGCTCCACAGgagcagcagtgaacaaaaccaTCTCCTCTCCTAATGCTCACAGTCACCTTCCCACTGACACACCCCATGCCACAATCGTCACCTGTGTGGTCACCCCCATAATGCCCCCTGCAACCCTCTGACCCTGCCTGCAGTGACCAGGGCGTCCTCTCCCCTCTTGGGCTTTAGTGTCTGGGTCTGTACAATGGGCAGATTGGATAGGGGCTGGATGCAGTCAAGCATTCCAAGGCTGACTGGAGCAGCAGActtgcgcgcgcgcgcgtgtgtgtgtgtgtgtgtgtggtgtgggctCCGGCACTCACCCCCGATTCTCCTCCCCCCCCAGATCCGCATCCAAGGCCTTGACGTGTCTGGACTGAAGGAGCACTGCCAGGAGCTCCCCGGGGTCTTTCCTAGCGAGCACGCCTTGCAGGGGCTCAGCAGGAGGGGCTTCCTGCAGACCCTCAACACCAAACTTGGCCATGTCTTACACAGACTGAGTACTTTCCCGCAGGACCACCTCAGAGTCCAGAACTTGGGGATGGTGAAGCTGTATATCCGTGGAATCAGGAGCAACATCCACTGCATGGACCAGCTGCTTCGAGGCTCCTCGGAGATGACTGAACCCCCTCTGGCAAGCCGGGGGACCTCGCCACCACCCACACCTGCCTCAGACGCCTTTCAGCGCAAGTTGGAGGGCTGCCGGTTCCTGCGTGGCTACCACCGCTTCATGCACTCTGTGGGACAGGTCTTCCGCAAGTGGCGCGAGACCCCAAGCCGGAGGAACCGGAGACACAGCCCACAATGGGTCCTGCAGAAGGGGATTCGCAGGATGCAACCCTCCGTGAGGGACAAGAGGCTCGTGCCCAGGGGGCAGCTGCCCCGGTAGCCTTAGTGACCCCACAGCAGGTAAAGGATCAGCGGGTGCTCCTCAGGATGATGCCACCTCAGGGTCTCCAGACCTGCTTCCCACCTCTCAGAAGTGCACTTTAAGGGGCAAGAGCCAGGTGGGCTCCTCTATCTCCTCCCGGCTTAGGGGGATAGGATCAGACCATCATGCCTCCCCAGCTGTGAGTTCCTCAGTCCCCGTGGGGTGACTGGGTCAGGCCACGCGGGGCCAACTTTCCATTGATTCAGGGGTCTGATGACACAGGCTGACTCATGGCCAGACTGActgcccccttccccccaacTCTGCTCCCCGGAGGTCTGCCGGCCCTTCCTTCTCATGACTTGCAGAGCTGTTGCCCccagacttcctcctttctacgGTGGCAGAGCTCCAAGGGGGCGGTCACGGTCTGAGCTGGCCTCCTATGCCTCATCGCCAGTCTCAGGCCAGACACCTGGACGTCTGGGTGACCTCACTTTAGGCAGCTATGACAGGGGCACAGTGTCGTGTAAGAAGCACTGATCTGGGAGGTCCAAGGAAAGGGGCTCAGGTCCTGGCTTGGTCCCTAACTcactgtgtggccttaggcaagccactttacctctctggacctcaattTTGCCTTTGTGAATCGAAGAGATTGGGGACCGTGTAAAACCCTCTCTGCCTGTCAGCTGCTGGAACTCCATGACATAGGGTGGATTTCAAATTCTTTCCATAAATCGGGACACGCGATGCGAAAGGACAAGGGTGCAGACTGAGTTCTTTGCAGGAGACTTTCCAGTGTCTAGCCCGGTCTTGGGTTCTGGCTGCTGAGTGCTCCCCCTGGTGGTGGATCTTGGAATTTTCTCATGCGGAAACCATTTTTCCTCCTGAAGGGTTACAGGTCAATTCCTAGCAGGGACAgaattaatttatcaatttttatcagtttttatctgtttttttatttatgaggCTTATTTATGATGTATATTTAATGTTAATATTGTGCcaacatatatttaaaacttgCCTGGTTTCTAAAGCCCTTGTGTCTCTCTGTTGCTCTGTGGGGGAGGATTTGGGGTAGGCTGGCCTCTTGGAGAGGGGGCGGTCCCTAGGTGGTCAGGCCACAAGCGGCTACCACCTGAGCAGCTCCAGCCCTCCATCTGAGTCCCTGAGGGCTGGAGCTCCTTGCCCTATCCAGGGAGGAAAGTCTCCTGCGCCACTCTGGCTGTGGGGGCGTCTCAAACACAGACAAAGAGTTTGTTGTGTCTGAACAGGTCTCCCTTGAGACGTTGCAGCCCAGGGGCGCCCAGGATTTGGGAGCACGAGGCTGGGGAATGCAAGCTGGAGTGTCTGGCTTGCTCTGGCCCCCGTGGGCGTGTGGCTGGGGTGTGTGTGCTGATGTGTGTCGCATGAAGTGAACAAGATAATAACAGATCCTGCCTCAGATGTGGCCTGTGACCTGCTTATGTGCTTGAAACGGCTTCCTGAAGAGCCATAGCGGGGTGGGGATTCCATCTGGCCCCCAGAAAACTGGGCTGCTTCCCAATGCGCCACCTCAGGAGGGGTACCTATAGGCTGATGGATGATATGCTAAGGCAGATGCTACCAAAGAAGGGTTAATTTAATGGAAGCCCATGAACTTGACCTGGATCAGTCCCCGCCTACTCCTACTTCCTGGGATTGGGGCCAAAGGTAGAAACAGGACTTGATAACAGAAGTGGAGGAGATCCCCATGCGGCACTCTCTCCAGTAGACAAGATCCACttggcagatgagaaaactgaggctcagagagtttgaGTCACCTGCCCACGTCCTCAGGGCAGTTTGCTGCAGGCAAGCACATTCTGAATCCGGGTCCAGGGCAGATGCCAGGGCGGGAGCATCTTCCTGTTACCCGTCAGCCTCTTTAACTCTGCTGACAGTTTCATGAGTCCGTGAGGACACAGAGCTCCCAGGTGAGGGGCTGGTAGACAATAGACAAGCAGAAGTGCTAACAGGTGCATCTGAGGTTGCGGTGCAAACTCGGCAAAAATAAAGCAGCGTGATGGGATAGAGAGTTCGAGAATCAAGTGATGTGGGTGGTCAGGGTGGCATCTGAAAGAGGTGACATCCACTCTGCAGTCTAAAGGATACAGGTGCCTCCAGGTGGCACGGTTAGGGCAAAGGTTCTGAGCATTCAAGGATCGGAGTTATCAGAAAGGCCCAGAGAGAATGATCTCACTCGAGGTCACAGTGCAGGGCCGCGGATGCAGCTCTCCGCCCCTGACTCCCAACCAGCCGTCTTGCTGAGCAGCAGCCCAAAGTAGTCCAGGCTGTCTACTAAGTACCTGGTAAGGGCTCTCCATTGCCCCCCACTGGACTCTCCCTTTTACTGGTGTTCCTTCCACGCTGGCTGCCTTCGGGCTCCGTACTCCTACAttgcctctgcctctgctgctCCCTCCGTCTGGAATGCTGTTCTCATGGTCTAGGCCCAGCAACTTGGTTATTTGTTCTCTCAAAACTGCCCCATCACCAGTAAGGCGTTTGCATTACCGTCCACTTCCTTCACTAGCCTGGAGCTGCAAAGGAGACGCGTCTGCTTCTCTCGGCTCtgtccagcagcctgcacagcgTCCGCGCTCAACGGGAGCTCGATGGAGAGCAAGACAGAAGAGGGCCCCGAGGAAGTCAAAGCACTGAGGGGTGCACCAGGCAGTCTGGTTCAGAGAGGTGCCACCCAGGTGCAGTCGACCTCTTTTCTGCCCTGCCCCGGCATGGGGTTGGGGGCTTTCCTCCGGCGGGCTGCTGGGAAGCTGCAGGTGGGGTGTGGCAACTGAAAGCCAGGCACGCTCAGGCTCTCGGAGCGGAAGGTGAGCTGGCGCTGGGGCGGGAGTGCTGTTGTCCACGGAGAGGGCAGATGTTGGTCCGCGGAGGAAGAACTGGGAAGCCCAGGCTGGCTGCCTCCCACCTCTGGCtaggctcctcccagccccccgcTCTGTGGGTGAGCCCCAGGAGAGGGGTCTGGGGCTGGCTTAGAGCTGGAGCAGCACCCGCCCCACAGGAAGCAGATCGAGGATCTCCAGACTCTGGGGCCGGGGTCTCGGGGGTCTCACCTGTGAGGATTCATCACTGCCACACAGTCTCCTGATGAGACTATAGTTGCAGGTGTCCCCAGACCGCTGTTTCCAGCCTGGTTCTCTCCAAACCCAGATCCACAGACTCAACTGCCAGGAACATCCATGGGTATCTCCAGGCCAAACTCACCGCCCAGCCTCACACCTTTCTGCTTCCTGTAAGCCCCCACTGAAGTTCCAGAACCCCAACctattcccttctcttccccatctCTGGCACATGCCCTCTTTTCTCCCTACCACCAGCCAGGTCTCGCTCCCCGGACACAGTCTAAAATCTCACCCTCATGCCTCCTGCTCACGAACCTTCGATGACTCCCTCCTGTCCGACTGCCCATGGCATCAATTCTAAAGTCCTCATCACTGCATGCCAGGCCAACACTGCCGGCTCATCTCACACACTCAGCTGGCACCCTGACCACCCCACTGCCTGcatgtcccctcccccctgctcccacccacccactcagagGGTCTGTGCAAATGTCCCCTCCTTCTTGACTACCCCCATCCAGAGGGGCTTGTGGGGCTTCCCTGGGCTGAGGGCAGCTTGCAGGGGGTCATATCCAGAGTCAGCATGACCCCTCTCTGATCGCTCGGGTCCCGCACAACCAGCACCCACTGCTGTAAGACAGCAGTTCCCATGGCCACCTGTTGGGACGGGCAGCTCGGCAGGGTTCTAATAATAGCTTTTGCACCACAGAGTGTGTGGATCCCCCCACGAGGCACCTTTGCCCTGGAATGGAGATCCGCCAGGAGCCTGCAGATAGCGAACGCTCTCTACGATGGCTCACGCGAAGGGACAGAGTAGCCGTGGGCCATGGGTGAGCTGACACAGGCTGGGAAGACAGAGGAGTCCTCGGGTGAGCCTGCTGCTGAAATCGACTCCACGCcaggttttctttttcaggttttCAGGGTGACAGTCAGAGCCCCTTAGTCAATGCTGCCTCACGGAAAGTTCCCTAGGACAGCGGGCCTGGAAGGCAGGGAGACGGCAGGGGGAAGGTGCGAGTGGGGTCCTGGCACTTCCTGCCTGTCAGCACATCAAACTCACAGCCTGCAAACCGCAGAGCCAGCTCTCTGGCCTCCACGCCTTTGTCCCCTTCGCTGCCACCAGTTCTAATGTGATTCCCCCGAGTTTTCTCATGGGATGAGAAAGTACTTGAGTGCTAACCAGAATGAGTTTAAACCCCAGCCCCCCTGCCCTTAAGCTGGGTAGCCTCCCAGGCTGGGCCTCAACTTCCCTTCTGTACCACGGCCTAACTTGGCCCACCCCCTGGGCCGGAGGCAACACACACACAGCGCTATATCTGCACTGTCACGAGCTGTCACCCAGACGGCTCACAAGCAacattctcttctttattttctctctctcctttttcttctctttggttttctttcttccagcTCTTTGTCCCTGTCCccctgcatccccccacccccacaccaggcccGGAACCAGAATTGTCCACAGAACCCCTTTCCCACGCTGAGGGAAGGGTCACAGTCCACAGTCAGAGTGGGGAGGCCCTTGGCAAggcctgccccactccctgcttCCTGGGGCGTCCCCGAGGGCTGGGCTCAGGGAGGGGCGAAGGTCTccgagggagggggttgggcaggtgGGGCCCTGCATTGTGGAGGAGGGCAGACCGGATGGGTCAGGTGGCTCCAGGGTTCTGAGGTGGGTGCCAGGGTAGGGAGCGGTGGTTTGGAATGGGGCTGTATCCAGGGGGGTGGCTGCAGCCCTGTGACTCTTCTGGGGACAGGGACAAGGGAGCATGGCCCTGGTGCACACGGCCTGTGGCAGGTCTGAGTCAAAATACCTAAGGCCGACCCTGGCTGGTCATGCGGAGGGCTGCCCAGTCATCGCCTTATGCCGGCCTGGGTCACCCAGAAGGGCTGGGCACCGCCCCGTCAGCTGTGACTCAGGTCCCGGCAGCCTCGCCACACAGCATTGGGCAGGGGCCTGAGCACAGGgacgccccctccccacctctggccccactttccccctcacccaccctggagatcctgTCTCACCTGTGTCAGGTGCAGTTTGGCCAGGAATCTGGGGTTCTCTGCCCCTGTTGGCCCCATCTCTTCATCTGGGGGGGTGGGGTAGAAGTGGGGGGAGCCCTAGAGCCACCCGGCCCTTGACGGGAAgtcaggtggggggcagggtcagGAGCCGGCTCCAGAGAGGATTCGgcaggagagggaagcagaggggcCCTGGCCCCGAAGACGACAGTGTCCCACTGAAGATCTGGCACTCACCCTGCGAGACACCGGAGGGTCCTGTGTGGGCACAGACCACGGTAGGCTTCCCTgatggggcagagatggggggtGGGTAAATGCCAGCCCCCAAATTTATCTTCAGCAGGGCAAACACAACCTCCTCCCTCATGCGTCTGGGAGGCACCTGGTGGCCCACAGGCCCTCCAGGCCTCAGCCCTCCCATGTGTGTGACAGGCGCGGTGGATGTTGAGGTAAAGAGGACAGACCAGATGTGAGAGCGCCAGGTGGACACGTGTGGGCTTAAAGATCATCTCGGGGTTAAAGGGCAGAGGAGAGAACCCGACATGGGGAGGACAGATTCCTGGCTTTTTGTGACCCCAGAGAAGTCATCCCTCTGGAGCTATCGATTCTTGGATTCCCAAGAGACCTTCAAGGTCCTTTTTCTGCAGATGAAGATGAGGCGGGCAGAGGGTCCCTGTCCCTCCAGGGGGGACTTGGTGGGTCACGCTGCGGCACCCATCTGCCTGTGCTTTGGGGAGAAGGGTGATGATGGCTTTTGCCGAAATGAAGTTCCTTACCAGAGGctctggggtgtggggtgtgtggTCAGTCAAGGTCATGGCCCCTTTGTTTTTGACCTTGGGACAGCCGGGGACCGGACCACTCTGTGCTTTGCTTACTCTGTAAGATGGGCCCGGTTGTGGAAGCACCAGCTCAGGGGCCTTGGTGAGGTGGAAGGAACAGCAGAAACGAAGTCTGTGCAGAGCTTGGGACCTGCGGTGGGGCACAAATAATCCCACGAGGGGCTGGAACCCAACCTTATCGATCCGTTCCGAGGACTGTGCTAGGTTTCTGGGAGGGCGGGGACGCCGTCCCCAGGGCTTGCCCTAAGTGGGGACTAGGTGGTCCTGGGGCCTGAGGTGGGTGGGAACGGGCAGTGGcgtccctcctccccctcttcctcttcccagagctccagctggccctaggcagctgCCCCCAACCCAAGCCCAGTGTGCGTGGTCCTGGCGCCCCCTAGTGGTCAGTCTTTActgaaggagtggggaggggaaaccCCCAGGAGGTGCCGGGCAGTGTGAAGACCCCTCCACGTCCTCTCGAATTGTGTCTCCTTACCCAGCCTTGGCCTGTGGTCCCTACCCACCCTCTATTCCGAACCTCAGGCATCCCTGCCCGCTTCCTCAGTCCCCAAATCCTGCCCTGCGGGGTTCTGGAAGAGGCCCTGACCAAACCAGGCCAGCCGGGAGCTGGTGGTGCCCTGGCCTTGACGCCTGCTGCCTACTAGGCAGTGGGGGGCGCTGCAGTCCGCAGCTTGGAGCTGAGCTAAGCGGCTCAGCTCGCTGGGCAGCGAGCCCTGGACCTGGCCCTCACTCCCACGGGGCGGGCAAGGTTTTCTCTATCCCCCACAACTCACCCCATAGTCCACTCCTGGAAGAGCCTTTTCTAGCTCTTTCAGGACTGATGGGCTTCTCTAGGCCCGATTTACGGATGGAGAGACAGGCTCCAAAAAGCTCCTTTCTGGGATTCTCACAGCCAGTCGGAGCTGAAACCCAGGGTCCCTGTCTAGGAGTCCAGGTGAGGCAAGCAGTTCACATGCTGTGTGGCGTGTGCTGCTAATTTGCTGTGTTTCCTTGGAAAAATGACTCCCCCTCTCTGGGTCCAACCTGTGAAGTTTTACTAGCAAAGATAACATCAGTAACTCAGGGACATCTTCAGTGCCTGCCAGGGCTTTCCAAAGGGCGTTGCTAACCTTGCAGGTTGATAACATTGTGTCCCACTTCGTGGCTGGAGCTGAGGCCTGAGTGATGAGGTCACCTATTCCAGGCACACAGCCTATA is part of the Desmodus rotundus isolate HL8 chromosome 7, HLdesRot8A.1, whole genome shotgun sequence genome and encodes:
- the OSM gene encoding oncostatin-M, yielding MLSRSLGSGLILRLLFLHPVATGNCSGNGQELLKQLQLQADLMQDTSLLLDPYIRIQGLDVSGLKEHCQELPGVFPSEHALQGLSRRGFLQTLNTKLGHVLHRLSTFPQDHLRVQNLGMVKLYIRGIRSNIHCMDQLLRGSSEMTEPPLASRGTSPPPTPASDAFQRKLEGCRFLRGYHRFMHSVGQVFRKWRETPSRRNRRHSPQWVLQKGIRRMQPSVRDKRLVPRGQLPR